Proteins from a genomic interval of Undibacterium parvum:
- a CDS encoding LpxL/LpxP family acyltransferase — MAIAALALAQMADAMSEMMKEKNQHWASLNELSFITGMRVLFWIFRLFGRWPFRVVLYPVLLWYVMTKPRPRAASKDYLRRISGYVAVPTGIPGVILHFAAFAENILDKMLLWGGLYKTEDVQFHGVAKMEQLIRERRGAVLVCSHLGNLELCRVLSLKRPGLRLTILVHTKHAKAFNQLLAALNPASQLNLMQVSEITPATAMILAEKVEQGEFIVIAGDRVPLAQSPRVALVNFFGAQAAFPVGPYVLASILHCPIYMLFSHQAGKHAEIHFELLHAAPRLPREGREQVLADLAGSYANRLEYHCQRVPLQWFNFYDFWHLPELDTTDAVR, encoded by the coding sequence ATGGCGATCGCCGCGCTTGCTCTGGCGCAAATGGCGGACGCGATGAGTGAGATGATGAAAGAAAAAAATCAGCATTGGGCATCGCTGAATGAACTCAGTTTCATCACTGGCATGCGTGTGCTGTTCTGGATATTCCGGTTGTTCGGACGCTGGCCATTTCGAGTCGTGCTTTACCCGGTGCTGCTTTGGTATGTGATGACTAAGCCGCGACCTCGGGCAGCTTCCAAAGATTATTTGCGACGTATCAGCGGCTACGTTGCGGTGCCTACTGGTATCCCTGGTGTGATCCTACACTTTGCCGCTTTTGCCGAAAACATTTTGGATAAAATGTTGTTATGGGGAGGGCTGTATAAGACCGAGGATGTGCAGTTTCATGGTGTGGCAAAGATGGAGCAATTAATCCGCGAGCGACGTGGTGCTGTGCTGGTGTGTTCCCATCTCGGTAACCTGGAGCTGTGCCGGGTCTTGTCTTTAAAGCGGCCGGGTTTGCGCCTGACTATCCTGGTGCATACCAAGCATGCAAAGGCCTTTAATCAATTACTGGCGGCGCTCAATCCCGCCAGCCAGCTCAATTTGATGCAAGTGAGCGAGATCACCCCGGCTACCGCGATGATACTGGCCGAAAAAGTCGAGCAAGGCGAATTTATAGTGATCGCCGGCGATAGAGTGCCGTTAGCGCAGTCACCGCGCGTTGCGCTGGTTAATTTTTTTGGCGCACAGGCGGCGTTCCCGGTCGGACCTTATGTCCTGGCGAGTATTTTGCATTGCCCGATTTATATGTTGTTCTCGCATCAAGCTGGTAAGCATGCAGAGATACATTTCGAGCTCTTGCATGCGGCACCTCGTTTGCCGCGCGAAGGACGCGAACAGGTCTTGGCAGATTTAGCCGGCTCGTATGCCAACCGCCTGGAATATCATTGCCAGCGCGTTCCACTGCAATGGTTTAATTTTTACGATTTTTGGCATTTACCCGAATTGGATACTACTGATGCAGTCCGCTGA
- a CDS encoding FAD:protein FMN transferase: MKRRAQPWLGTLVEISIGDELSEAALNRAFQAAFSVLAQIHMLMSYQYHDSDVSHINDAPVGARLVIHPHTYQVIKAALQLAQLSAGLFDIRVAANLVAWEYLPHRLDSQPALTYQAQQQAWRLMSNNRIEKLRLDLLDLGGIAKGYAVDQAMLALQQAGVQNACVNAGGDLRVIGDEAIEVAIRDPHAPAKMAQTILLKNQAMATSGSYFSARMHAQQQVSALVHGRTGAPLIAVGSVSVRAPLCIWADALTKVVAASSDAQHPSLTNFAADAFIIEA, translated from the coding sequence GTGAAGCGCAGAGCGCAACCCTGGCTGGGTACACTGGTAGAAATCAGTATAGGCGATGAGCTTTCTGAGGCGGCCTTGAACCGGGCGTTTCAGGCGGCTTTCTCGGTGCTGGCGCAGATCCATATGCTGATGAGTTATCAGTACCATGATAGCGACGTCAGCCATATCAATGATGCGCCAGTTGGTGCGCGATTGGTGATACATCCGCATACCTATCAGGTGATCAAGGCTGCGCTACAGCTGGCCCAGCTGAGTGCGGGCTTGTTTGATATCCGGGTCGCTGCCAATTTGGTCGCTTGGGAGTATCTGCCGCACCGGCTCGATAGCCAGCCCGCGCTGACGTATCAGGCACAGCAGCAGGCCTGGCGCTTGATGAGCAATAATCGCATCGAAAAACTGCGGCTAGACTTGCTCGATTTGGGCGGCATCGCGAAAGGTTACGCGGTCGATCAGGCGATGCTCGCCTTGCAGCAAGCTGGCGTGCAAAACGCCTGCGTGAATGCCGGTGGCGATCTGCGCGTGATCGGTGATGAGGCGATAGAGGTTGCGATCCGCGACCCGCATGCCCCTGCCAAAATGGCACAGACGATACTATTAAAAAATCAGGCGATGGCGACCTCGGGTAGTTACTTCTCGGCGCGCATGCATGCGCAGCAGCAGGTCAGTGCCTTGGTGCATGGCAGGACCGGTGCGCCTTTAATCGCAGTCGGCAGTGTCAGTGTGCGTGCGCCCCTGTGCATCTGGGCCGATGCCTTGACCAAGGTGGTGGCGGCCAGTAGCGACGCGCAGCATCCAAGTTTGACCAATTTTGCCGCCGATGCTTTTATAATTGAGGCTTGA
- a CDS encoding SRPBCC family protein produces MKFEHLVEINELHNPLTEVITRAQLWRGLVLRAESPQLFVTYIDEANVTERTEVSMARSLRYGELIIVDTVSLVHLEHVHYAVAEQKDIPQSSLRMSIEEPTPDALFVRFAYDDGHSAAEDLANEVYNEYRRSAYQEADIDTVRLIREMAEYGRLNGALS; encoded by the coding sequence ATGAAATTCGAACATTTAGTAGAAATCAATGAACTGCACAACCCGCTGACCGAGGTGATTACGCGTGCACAGCTGTGGCGCGGTCTGGTGCTGCGGGCCGAGTCGCCACAATTGTTTGTGACCTATATCGATGAAGCCAACGTGACTGAGCGCACCGAAGTGAGCATGGCGCGCAGTCTGCGCTATGGCGAACTGATCATCGTCGATACCGTCAGCCTGGTGCATCTGGAGCATGTGCATTACGCGGTCGCTGAGCAAAAAGATATTCCGCAATCATCTTTGCGTATGAGCATAGAAGAACCGACGCCAGATGCGCTATTCGTGCGTTTCGCCTACGATGATGGCCACAGTGCCGCCGAAGATTTAGCCAATGAGGTCTACAACGAGTATCGCCGCTCGGCCTATCAGGAAGCCGACATCGACACAGTGCGTCTGATACGCGAAATGGCTGAGTACGGCAGATTGAACGGGGCTTTGTCTTAA
- a CDS encoding lysophospholipid acyltransferase family protein, translating into MPDRLEYYWRVFATGLCFVSFGIGGLFLGVLVFPLINIMLRQRQPRIRCARAVLRVTFRAFVGMMHALGVLRYEIIGLEKLQRQGLLILANHPTLIDTVFLMALVKRADCIVKAGLWNNPYMRGPVRAAGYINNDQGQQLVADCIRSLQDGNNLIIFPEGTRTEKNAAICMKRGAANIAVRGARNITPVLIHCAPMTLGKGEKWWQIPPRRAQFRIEVLDDIPIAGFIDAAASEVMAARRLTDYLQSYFTQEYQRHA; encoded by the coding sequence ATGCCTGATCGCCTGGAATATTATTGGCGGGTGTTTGCCACAGGGCTCTGTTTTGTTAGCTTTGGAATCGGTGGGCTATTCTTAGGTGTGCTGGTGTTTCCCTTGATTAACATCATGCTCAGGCAGCGGCAGCCGCGCATACGCTGCGCGCGTGCCGTATTACGCGTTACTTTTCGCGCCTTCGTTGGTATGATGCATGCCCTTGGCGTATTGCGCTATGAAATCATCGGTCTAGAAAAGCTGCAGCGGCAAGGCTTGCTGATACTGGCAAATCATCCTACTCTGATAGACACCGTGTTCTTGATGGCGTTGGTGAAGCGTGCCGATTGTATTGTCAAAGCAGGCTTGTGGAACAACCCCTACATGCGCGGTCCGGTGCGGGCGGCAGGCTATATCAATAACGATCAGGGTCAGCAACTGGTAGCAGATTGTATTCGTTCTTTGCAAGACGGAAATAACCTCATCATTTTTCCGGAAGGCACGAGGACGGAAAAAAATGCGGCGATTTGCATGAAACGCGGTGCTGCAAACATTGCAGTACGCGGTGCGCGCAATATCACGCCAGTGTTGATACATTGCGCACCGATGACCTTGGGCAAGGGCGAGAAGTGGTGGCAGATACCGCCGCGTAGAGCGCAGTTTCGGATAGAAGTGTTGGACGATATTCCAATTGCTGGTTTTATCGACGCGGCAGCCAGCGAAGTCATGGCGGCACGTCGTTTAACAGATTATTTACAAAGTTATTTTACTCAGGAATACCAACGTCATGCTTGA
- a CDS encoding COG4648 family protein, whose product MSVLAVIITLIYPLAIWFGHGQVQPRWLALLLLLAVATRLPTLAISRVARWSVLAGMLLVLLAVWNNALLPLKLYPVLVNAGLLAAFGYSLLAPPSMVERLARMREPDLPAVAVGYTRRVTQVWCGFFILNGALAFATALWASEALWSLYTGVISYLLMGALFGIEFLLRLRFKRLHHV is encoded by the coding sequence ATGAGCGTGTTGGCGGTAATCATCACGCTGATCTATCCACTGGCGATCTGGTTTGGACACGGACAGGTACAACCACGTTGGCTGGCACTACTGTTATTGCTGGCAGTGGCAACCCGTTTGCCGACGCTGGCGATCAGTCGGGTAGCACGCTGGTCGGTGTTGGCGGGCATGCTCTTGGTGCTGCTGGCCGTATGGAATAATGCCCTGTTGCCGCTGAAACTATATCCGGTGCTGGTCAATGCCGGCTTGTTGGCTGCATTCGGCTACAGTTTGCTGGCACCGCCGTCTATGGTGGAGCGGCTGGCACGCATGCGTGAGCCCGACTTGCCTGCGGTTGCTGTCGGATATACGCGGCGTGTGACCCAGGTCTGGTGCGGTTTTTTCATACTCAATGGCGCGCTGGCATTCGCTACTGCCTTATGGGCATCTGAAGCGCTCTGGTCTTTGTACACAGGTGTGATTTCCTATCTGTTGATGGGTGCTCTGTTCGGCATAGAATTTTTGCTGCGCCTGCGTTTTAAGCGTCTACATCATGTCTGA
- a CDS encoding glycosyltransferase family 2 protein: MFKACVVIPVYNHEQAIAVVVAQVLAHDLLCILVDDGSNAACAAVLDALAASAPQRLILLRHASNCGKGAAVLTGMRYAYASGYSHALQVDADGQHNVSDFPAFLALAARYPAAVIAGCPIYDETVPALRLYARYLTHVWVWINTLSFQIKDSMCGFRVYPLACVTALAAHQKLGSRMNFDTEVLVRLHWDAVQIINLPTRVSYPLDGVSHFRVWLDNVLITRMHTSLFFGMLWRSPRLLWRKWRTR, encoded by the coding sequence ATGTTTAAAGCTTGTGTAGTCATCCCTGTGTACAACCATGAGCAAGCGATTGCTGTGGTGGTGGCTCAGGTATTGGCACATGATCTTCTGTGTATTTTGGTGGACGATGGCAGTAACGCAGCGTGCGCAGCTGTGCTCGATGCCTTGGCCGCCAGTGCCCCGCAGCGCTTGATTTTACTGCGCCATGCCAGTAATTGCGGCAAGGGTGCTGCGGTGCTGACTGGCATGCGGTATGCCTACGCTAGCGGCTATAGTCATGCACTGCAGGTAGACGCTGATGGACAGCACAACGTCAGTGATTTTCCGGCGTTTCTGGCATTGGCTGCCAGATATCCGGCAGCAGTGATTGCCGGTTGCCCGATTTATGATGAAACTGTGCCAGCGCTGCGTTTGTATGCACGCTACCTGACGCATGTCTGGGTCTGGATTAATACGCTGTCGTTCCAGATCAAAGATTCCATGTGCGGTTTTCGGGTGTATCCGCTGGCTTGCGTCACAGCGCTGGCTGCACATCAAAAGCTAGGTTCGCGTATGAATTTTGATACCGAGGTTTTGGTGCGTTTGCATTGGGACGCTGTGCAAATCATTAATTTGCCTACCCGCGTCAGTTACCCTTTAGATGGGGTTTCGCATTTCCGTGTGTGGCTAGATAATGTGCTGATTACGCGTATGCATACCAGTCTATTTTTCGGTATGTTATGGCGATCGCCGCGCTTGCTCTGGCGCAAATGGCGGACGCGATGA
- a CDS encoding DUF4405 domain-containing protein produces the protein MRHAKPSLHHPSQALAAHRHQHFRLERWHRWSLYAVLSGLTLSGAVWLIARYFLRQVGEFGESLHPWEHPAIQVHGGLAMLCLFLLGALLQLHMRRAHRAQRNRATGWSMIALFASLSMSGYALYYLASEQSRIWWSGAHSVLGLGLPLLLILHILIGRKTIHNF, from the coding sequence ATGCGTCACGCTAAACCTAGCCTGCATCATCCCTCACAAGCTTTAGCCGCACATCGTCATCAGCATTTTCGCCTGGAGCGCTGGCATCGCTGGTCTCTGTATGCGGTGCTGAGTGGTTTGACATTGAGCGGCGCGGTCTGGCTGATCGCGCGCTATTTTTTACGCCAGGTGGGTGAGTTTGGCGAGAGCCTGCATCCCTGGGAACATCCCGCGATACAAGTGCATGGTGGCTTGGCCATGCTGTGCCTGTTTTTGCTTGGCGCACTGCTGCAATTACATATGCGCCGTGCCCACCGCGCACAGCGCAATCGCGCGACTGGCTGGAGCATGATTGCACTCTTTGCCAGTCTCAGCATGAGCGGCTATGCCCTGTATTATCTGGCCTCGGAACAGAGTCGGATCTGGTGGTCGGGCGCGCATAGTGTGCTCGGCCTGGGCTTGCCGCTGCTGCTGATCCTGCATATCTTGATCGGGCGCAAGACAATCCACAATTTTTGA
- a CDS encoding beta-ketoacyl synthase chain length factor, whose translation MSTARLSFSIASHAAWAPGVESAAAWQAWAQAPHPFAAQGEPKLAEMPPMLRRRAGFLGKMALQVAYQCSDGRRDLPTVFCSRHGEVARAVELIDALVRAEPLSPTAFGLAVHNASAGLFSIARADQANTLALAAGASSVEHAVLEACSLLADGNTEVLLVVYDDSLPAIFSEFQDCQEQPHAWAWLMVAAAEQPVHLEWSACSSAPLAVTQGLPVSLAILQFQLSGAASLERQLDGRCWRWSRDA comes from the coding sequence ATGAGCACAGCGCGGCTGAGTTTCTCTATCGCTAGCCATGCCGCTTGGGCTCCTGGAGTGGAGAGTGCTGCGGCCTGGCAGGCTTGGGCGCAGGCACCGCATCCGTTCGCGGCGCAAGGCGAGCCTAAGCTGGCCGAGATGCCGCCTATGTTGCGCCGGCGTGCCGGTTTTTTAGGCAAGATGGCGCTACAAGTGGCGTATCAATGTAGCGATGGGCGGCGTGATCTGCCTACGGTATTTTGTTCGCGACACGGCGAAGTGGCGCGTGCGGTGGAGTTGATCGATGCTTTAGTGCGCGCTGAGCCGCTCTCGCCGACCGCTTTTGGTTTGGCGGTGCATAACGCTAGTGCCGGGCTATTTTCGATAGCGCGCGCTGATCAGGCCAATACTCTGGCGCTGGCGGCGGGTGCCAGCAGTGTCGAACATGCGGTGCTAGAGGCTTGCAGCCTGTTGGCAGACGGCAATACTGAGGTCTTGCTGGTGGTCTATGATGATTCTTTGCCAGCCATATTCTCGGAATTTCAGGACTGCCAGGAACAGCCGCATGCCTGGGCCTGGTTGATGGTGGCGGCCGCCGAACAGCCTGTGCACCTAGAGTGGAGCGCCTGCAGCAGCGCGCCATTGGCCGTTACACAGGGGCTGCCGGTGAGTTTGGCAATTTTGCAATTTCAGTTATCCGGTGCCGCCAGCTTAGAGCGCCAGCTCGATGGACGATGCTGGCGCTGGAGCCGGGATGCCTGA
- a CDS encoding phosphopantetheine-binding protein, whose protein sequence is MLEQEVKQLIIDALQLEDMSVADIDSDAALFVEGLGLDSIDALELGVALQKRYGISLSADSEDTRRHFASVRALTALIETSRKK, encoded by the coding sequence ATGCTTGAACAAGAAGTGAAACAATTGATTATCGATGCGCTGCAATTGGAAGACATGAGCGTCGCCGATATTGACAGCGATGCAGCCTTGTTTGTCGAGGGCCTGGGTTTGGATTCTATCGATGCGCTGGAGCTGGGTGTGGCGCTGCAAAAACGTTATGGCATTTCGCTGTCTGCCGATTCGGAAGATACGCGTCGCCATTTCGCCTCGGTGCGCGCACTGACGGCATTGATAGAAACCAGCAGAAAGAAATAA
- a CDS encoding AMP-binding protein: protein MSDSLLNLVQVLAARPSSSVLGWRHQQAVDAADFLASVARWRNLLSAQAGQNFALYLEDSLEFAAALLGGWHAGKTLWLSADTLTSSCTALALQVDGFLGEFPSEYAPVQPTVEVPFQVTAYPALESDFLALVVHTSGSTGVAQACPKRMSQLASEVATLEAQFGAALGRCAIVATVSHQHIYGLLFKLLWPLCVGRAIHAHSQNFPEALAVLLGHAPCALIASPAHLKRLPAHLDWSAARQNLRAVFSSGGPLSLAAAQHSAALLGQIPREVYGSSETGGIAWRQRDLQSNSEDAAWQALPGVNWRLEPQENLLEVRSSHLLEDGWLRLADRAQACGEQHFLLLGRSDRIVKIEEKRVSLDAIESLLSASSLVAEVRLVAQQLYATQREGLIAFVVLSDAGKSYLAQHGKLAVNRSLLASLSGAVEAVALPRRWRYLEQMPLNAQGKTTQALLLESLSSEAAAPIKADPRPRLPHKRLLERDAKRVALEVIAPADLLYFDGHFSQVAILPGVVQLDWAIHYGREYFALPSCFEAVHALKFQQLIRADTPVTLELIFDVQKNSLNFRYFSALHAHSSGRILFRAADAI, encoded by the coding sequence ATGTCTGATAGTCTGCTTAATCTGGTTCAAGTGCTGGCGGCGCGGCCGTCCAGCTCGGTGCTGGGCTGGCGCCATCAGCAAGCAGTAGACGCAGCGGATTTTCTAGCCAGCGTAGCGCGTTGGCGCAATTTGTTAAGCGCACAAGCAGGGCAAAATTTCGCCCTGTATCTGGAAGACAGCCTGGAATTTGCTGCTGCTTTACTGGGCGGCTGGCATGCTGGTAAAACCCTGTGGCTCAGCGCCGATACCCTGACTAGTAGTTGCACAGCTCTGGCCTTACAGGTCGATGGATTTTTAGGTGAATTTCCATCTGAATACGCCCCCGTTCAGCCTACTGTAGAGGTACCATTTCAGGTCACTGCTTATCCGGCTTTGGAGTCTGATTTTCTGGCCTTAGTGGTACATACTTCAGGCAGCACCGGCGTGGCGCAAGCATGCCCCAAACGCATGTCGCAGCTAGCCAGTGAAGTGGCGACACTGGAGGCCCAGTTTGGTGCCGCTTTAGGGCGATGTGCGATCGTCGCTACGGTGTCGCATCAGCACATTTACGGTTTATTGTTTAAGTTGTTGTGGCCGCTCTGCGTTGGCCGTGCGATCCACGCACACAGTCAAAATTTCCCGGAAGCCTTGGCAGTTTTACTGGGGCACGCACCGTGCGCCCTGATCGCTAGTCCTGCACATCTGAAACGTCTGCCTGCGCATTTGGATTGGTCGGCGGCGCGGCAAAACCTGCGGGCGGTATTTTCCTCGGGCGGGCCTTTGTCTTTGGCGGCAGCGCAGCATAGCGCGGCCCTACTCGGCCAGATTCCGCGTGAGGTGTATGGCAGTTCCGAAACCGGAGGTATCGCCTGGCGTCAGCGTGATCTGCAGTCAAATAGTGAGGATGCAGCCTGGCAGGCTTTGCCAGGCGTCAATTGGCGGCTGGAGCCGCAAGAAAATTTGCTGGAAGTGCGTTCTTCCCATCTGCTTGAGGATGGCTGGTTACGCCTGGCCGATCGCGCCCAGGCCTGTGGTGAACAGCATTTTTTGCTGTTGGGACGTAGCGACCGTATCGTCAAGATAGAAGAAAAAAGGGTGTCGCTGGATGCCATTGAAAGTCTGTTGTCGGCCAGTTCGCTGGTGGCTGAGGTGCGCCTGGTGGCACAGCAACTCTATGCCACACAGCGGGAGGGCTTGATCGCCTTTGTGGTCTTGTCGGATGCCGGTAAGAGCTACTTGGCGCAGCATGGTAAATTGGCCGTCAACCGTAGCCTCTTGGCCAGTCTGAGCGGCGCAGTCGAAGCGGTTGCCTTACCGCGCCGCTGGCGTTATCTGGAACAGATGCCACTCAATGCTCAGGGTAAAACCACCCAGGCGCTATTGCTGGAGTCCTTATCTTCTGAAGCCGCAGCGCCTATCAAGGCCGATCCCAGGCCACGCCTGCCGCATAAGCGACTGCTGGAGCGTGATGCCAAGCGGGTCGCATTGGAAGTGATTGCACCGGCTGATTTATTGTATTTTGATGGGCATTTTTCGCAAGTGGCGATTTTGCCCGGGGTGGTGCAATTAGACTGGGCGATCCACTATGGGCGCGAATATTTTGCCTTGCCCTCATGTTTTGAGGCGGTGCATGCTCTGAAGTTTCAACAACTGATACGCGCCGATACGCCGGTCACTTTGGAATTGATTTTTGACGTACAAAAAAACAGTTTAAATTTTCGATATTTTTCTGCGCTGCATGCGCATTCCAGCGGGCGCATTTTGTTTCGCGCTGCAGACGCAATTTAA
- a CDS encoding SLAC1 family transporter yields MTDPLSTEPPVRAIPDTSVASASVHPLARPWLARLHPGLFSIPLGLLALAGSWQRLASFGWAIVPALTLSLLWLGLGLLALLLLLSAAKLVLHHGVFRQEFRHPVQGALLALMPVTCLLAVVLLRPTHPDWQAAVNLVIALCLMLQALIAWHIVAQLATGQMPSELLSPALYVPIVPGGFVGAMALMAIGLPGFAMLLMGMGLGGWALLEVRILNRLFAGPLPIGLRPTLGIEIAPAAVGTLAVATVWPELSADFIMIGLGIASGPVFAVLTRWRWWSQTPFSFSFWSFSFPVAALASCIVEAVRRGGWPPEVALAAVLLASALVLFLAIRTLIQLLQGRLLSQH; encoded by the coding sequence ATGACAGACCCCCTCTCCACGGAGCCGCCTGTGCGCGCCATTCCTGATACCTCTGTCGCCAGCGCATCTGTACATCCTCTGGCACGTCCCTGGTTGGCGCGCCTGCATCCCGGCTTGTTCAGCATACCTTTAGGATTATTGGCCTTAGCTGGCAGCTGGCAGCGGCTCGCCAGTTTTGGCTGGGCTATCGTGCCAGCGCTGACGCTGAGCTTGTTATGGCTGGGACTAGGATTGTTGGCGCTGTTATTGCTTTTGTCTGCCGCCAAATTAGTCTTGCATCATGGGGTGTTCAGGCAAGAATTTAGGCATCCGGTACAGGGCGCTTTATTGGCTTTGATGCCGGTTACCTGCTTATTGGCGGTGGTGTTATTGCGGCCCACCCATCCTGATTGGCAGGCCGCGGTCAATCTGGTTATTGCCCTGTGCCTGATGTTGCAGGCACTCATCGCCTGGCATATCGTGGCGCAACTGGCGACCGGCCAGATGCCTTCAGAATTACTCAGTCCCGCCTTGTACGTACCCATCGTACCCGGCGGTTTTGTCGGTGCCATGGCCTTGATGGCCATAGGCTTGCCCGGGTTTGCCATGTTGCTCATGGGGATGGGCCTAGGCGGCTGGGCCTTGCTTGAGGTGCGGATCTTGAATCGTTTGTTTGCCGGGCCGCTACCGATCGGCCTGCGACCTACTCTGGGGATAGAAATCGCGCCGGCAGCGGTCGGCACCCTGGCAGTCGCTACGGTGTGGCCAGAACTGTCGGCCGACTTCATTATGATAGGTCTGGGGATCGCCAGCGGACCAGTGTTTGCGGTGCTGACGCGCTGGCGCTGGTGGAGCCAGACCCCGTTTTCCTTCAGTTTCTGGTCGTTTTCTTTTCCGGTGGCAGCGCTTGCCTCTTGCATCGTGGAGGCGGTACGACGCGGCGGCTGGCCACCCGAGGTGGCGCTAGCAGCGGTGTTGCTGGCCAGTGCGCTAGTGCTGTTTTTAGCCATACGCACCTTGATACAGCTGTTACAGGGGCGCTTGCTGTCGCAGCACTAA
- a CDS encoding class I SAM-dependent methyltransferase — MLDKKFSPEAQSAFAARYEAQKIAYAPVVFQAVRYAWKRGMLQALADAGASGVSLSALVASGRWSEYALKVALETSLAAGVVYLRDGSYVLDKTGYCILTDKMTQINFDFNHDVCYQGLFKLDASLDQQQPLGLPSLGDWDTLYQGLSELPEPAKSSWFAFDHFYSDSSFPEILPDVFATAPRKVMDIGANTGKFSCAALAYKPTVELHLVDLPQQLAVAAVTLQNAGVQQRAHLHARDLLDPAATLPAGMDVIWMSQFLSCFSEAAIASILQRAAAALAPRGQLLIMDTFWDRQQYDIAAYCLINTSPYFTAMASGNSKIYESSDYIRLAGLAGLQLVTVRDEIAYCHSLLRFAAIDGGDDV, encoded by the coding sequence ATGCTAGATAAGAAGTTTTCTCCCGAGGCGCAAAGCGCTTTTGCAGCACGTTATGAGGCACAAAAAATCGCCTACGCTCCGGTGGTGTTTCAGGCCGTGCGTTACGCCTGGAAGCGCGGCATGTTGCAAGCCTTGGCTGACGCCGGTGCGAGTGGTGTAAGCCTGAGCGCCTTGGTGGCTAGTGGACGCTGGAGCGAGTATGCCCTCAAAGTGGCGCTAGAGACTAGTCTGGCCGCTGGCGTGGTGTATCTGCGCGATGGTAGCTATGTGCTGGATAAAACCGGTTACTGCATACTGACCGACAAAATGACGCAGATAAATTTTGATTTCAATCACGATGTTTGTTATCAGGGTCTGTTTAAACTGGATGCGTCGCTGGATCAGCAGCAGCCCCTAGGTTTGCCTAGTTTGGGTGACTGGGATACCTTGTATCAGGGTTTATCAGAGTTGCCTGAGCCTGCCAAGAGCAGTTGGTTTGCCTTTGATCATTTCTATTCCGATAGCTCCTTCCCGGAAATATTACCGGATGTGTTTGCCACGGCACCGCGCAAAGTAATGGATATCGGTGCCAATACCGGCAAGTTTAGTTGCGCGGCGTTGGCGTATAAGCCGACGGTAGAGTTACATTTGGTGGATTTGCCACAGCAACTGGCGGTAGCCGCAGTCACTTTACAAAACGCTGGAGTGCAGCAGCGTGCGCATTTGCATGCGCGTGATTTGTTAGACCCCGCTGCGACGCTGCCTGCTGGTATGGATGTGATCTGGATGAGTCAATTTCTAAGCTGCTTTAGTGAAGCCGCAATTGCCAGTATTTTGCAACGCGCTGCGGCAGCGCTGGCACCGCGCGGACAATTATTGATCATGGATACCTTCTGGGACAGACAACAGTATGATATCGCTGCGTATTGTCTGATCAATACTTCGCCTTACTTTACTGCGATGGCGAGTGGAAATAGCAAGATTTATGAGAGTAGCGATTACATACGCCTGGCTGGCCTGGCCGGCTTGCAATTGGTGACGGTACGCGACGAGATTGCTTACTGCCATAGCCTGTTGCGATTTGCCGCGATCGACGGGGGTGATGATGTTTAA
- a CDS encoding acyl carrier protein has protein sequence MVVVSAMSKEELYAWVVDLLAEMFELDKADMRPESNLYADLDIDSIDAVDLAVKLKQMTGKRLQPEVFKTIRTISDVVDALSALAPE, from the coding sequence ATGGTAGTGGTAAGCGCAATGAGTAAAGAAGAGCTGTATGCTTGGGTGGTGGATTTGCTGGCTGAAATGTTTGAGCTGGATAAGGCGGATATGCGGCCAGAGTCTAACCTATATGCCGATCTCGATATCGACAGCATCGATGCGGTCGATCTGGCGGTGAAATTAAAACAAATGACTGGCAAACGTCTGCAACCGGAAGTGTTCAAGACCATACGCACTATCAGCGATGTGGTCGATGCATTAAGCGCTTTGGCACCGGAGTAA